CCCTGGACCCGGACGAGAGGGCGGCCGAACTCGCCGTCAGAAACGCCCGGTTCCGGCGCGAGGCCACACTGCTGGGCACGCTCGACCACCCGGGCATCACGGAGCTGTACGGCAGCGGATCGCACCAGGGTGTGCCGTACATCGCCATGCGCTTGGTGACCGGAGTGAGTCTGCGGACCTTCCTCGACGAGCACACACCGCTGCCGCTGATGTCGGCGATCGCCATCGCCGTACAGATGGCGGGAGCACTCGCCTGCGCACACACGTTGCCCGTCGTGCACCGGGACCTCAAGCCTCCCAACATCATGATCGACGACGAAGGGGCGGTCGTCCTCATCGACTTCGGTATCGCCAAGCCGCTGCGGGCCGACGCCACCCGGTACACGGCGCACGGCTCCACGCTGGGCACCCGCGGCTACCTGGCACCCGAACAGCTCCTGGAGCGCGAGCCGACCGCGCGTACGGACGTGTACTGCTTCGGCTGCGTCTTCTACGAACTGCTCACCGGACGCCCGCCGTTCCCGCTCGGCGCGGACTCCGGTCTCACCGAGAGACATCTCTACGAGGATCCCCTGCCGCCGAGCGTGTACGCCGCGGGCATCCCCGAGGCGATCGACGACCTGGTGATCCGCATGCTCGCCAAGCAGCCCGGACAGCGTCCGCCCGTCGACGAGGTCCTGGCGATCCTCGCCCCGCTCGGCCCCCGGCCCGGCGACCCCGAACCCCGACCGCGCACCCACCCCGACCCCACGGCCCCGCTGCGCCGGCCCGCGGACCGGGCTCCGCGCACGCACCGCGCTCCCGCCGCGCCGCCGGTCGCGTCCCCGGTGGCGGGCGAGGAGGAGTGGCTGGACGCCCGCGCGGTGGAACTCCTCTGCACACGGGCCGAGTCGGAGATCGCCGCCGGTAAACCGGGAGACGCGGTCGGCCGTCTACGCGAACTGGCGGAGCGGGTGCGTGCGGAGTGGGGAGCGCGCCGCCCGCTGGTGCGCCGCGTATGGCGGGGGGCGGCGGACGGGCTCCGGTTGGCCTGGGACTTCGGCTCCGCGGCCCGTCTCTACCAGGGCATCGACAACACTCTCCTGCACGGCGACGGTCCGGCCGAGCGGGCGGAGCGCGCGGTGGTGCAGCTGCGGCTGGCCGAATGCCGCCTCGCCTTCGGTGAGCTGGACGCCGCCGTCGCCACCGTCGACGCCGCGGGACGTACGGCCGCGGGCCTGCCGCGCGAGCTCGCCGTACAGGTCGAGTCCGTGCGGCGCGAGGTCGATGTCCAGCTCTCTGCCCGGCTCGCGGATGCGGACGATCAGGGCGGGCCAGGGGCCTGACCGCAGGGGAGGGCGCCGTGACATGCCTCGCCTCGCCGCATGCGGCGCCTGCCCCTCTCGGGCGCTCTACGCCCCGCCCGCTAGCCGCCCGGCCGCCAGTTCGTCGCCAAGATCGTGGACGAGGTCCGCACCGAGCTCGGCGGTGCGCCGCGCCAGCTGTTCGAAGGCGGCGAGCTCGCGGAACGCCTCACCGTAGCGCCGCTGTTCACGGAGCGGCACCTGGCGGACCTGCAGGCGCCGGACATCGATACGGGAGGAGCTCGTCGCGTGCGTCCCGGCCTGCCGGACATTTGCCGGGGCGCGCAGCGAACCGGCGAGGAACCAGGCGTCGAGCTGCTCGGGCTGCACTCGCACGGCGTGGAGCTGGGGCCCCAGAGCGGTCGGCGGCCCTTCGTGGACCCAAGCCGAGAACGCCCGTGCCACCCCCACCACTACGATGTCCCCGGGTTCGGCAATCACGGCCTCGCGCACCGCGGGGTCGTCGGCGGTGAGATGCCCCCTGGGTTCACCGCCCGACAGCAGATCGGGAACCGTCAGGAGCGGAATGTCCTCGGCGGACGGCACCCCGGTACGGACCGCTGCCTCCGGTGGTTGCTGACCGCCGCGTAGGGTGAGCGCCCCCGCCCGCGCCAGTTCGGCGACGGTGGTCGCCGTCGGCGAGTCCTGTGCGGAGGAGGTCAGTTCGAGCGACGCGAGCAGCCGGGCCGACTTGGTCACCCTGGCGGCCAGATCCTTGAACTCCCGCCAGGCTTCCGCCAGTCGAGGTGCGGTGTCCGCCGGGGACGGGGTGATGTGACGTCCCGGAGTGAGGTCGACCTCGTCGTCGAGGAGCTCGATGACGGGTACGCGTCGTACGAAGGGAGAAACCTCGGCCGGATCCGTCCGCCCGACGGCCTCGCGCACGAAGTCGCCGATCGCCATCCAGTCGGGGGCCCACTCGCGGCCCGGGTCGCGGGGAAAGCGGGACACGCCGTCGGCCACCAGCAGGTGGCCTCCCGTATGTAGCTCCTCACCTGGTACGGGCGCCCGCAGCACCCACAGGTGCAGGGAGACACTGTGCGGCGCGGCGCAGCCCGGCGGCAGCGCGACGACGGCCTTCAACTGGCCGGTGCGCAGCAGCGACCCGCGGATGCGCCGACCCGCTTTACGCGCCGCCACGGCGGGGGGCAGCAGCAGCACGGCCGCGCCGCCGGGCCGCAGCCCGGCCAGACAGTGCTGGACCCAGGCGAGTTCGGGTTCGGTGCGCGGCGGCAGCCCGTGGCTCCAGCGGGCGTCCGTGGCCAACTCCTCGTATCCCCAGTCCCGTTCGTTGAACGGCGGGTTGCACAGGACGATGTCGGCGGGGATGCCGGCGAACGGGTCGTCGCGCAGCGAGTCCCCTTCGCGTACGTCGATGTGCGCGGGCTCTGTCCCCGACAGCTCCCCGGCGAGGCACAGACGGGCTTCGGCGAGTGCCGCGAGTACGGGATCACGGTCGCCGCCCAGCAGGGTCGGCGCCTCACCGCCTGCCGTCTTGACCGCCTCGGTCGCGGCCATCAGGAGATGGCCGGTGCCACACGCGGGGTCCATCACCGTGACGCCGCCGTCGACGGCCGCGACGCGGGTGGCGAGCTCCGCCATAAGCTCGGCCAGCGGCTCGGGTGTCGTGGCGATCTGGCGCACATGGACGTCCAGCCAGCGCCGCAGCAGAAAGGCGAAGGTCTCCGAGCGTCCTTCGCGCCACCCGAGGTCTACAGCCCGCTCGATCAGCGCCGCCACCTCTTCGGGGAACGCGGACTCACCTGCCGCGCGCCGACGGGCGAGCCTCCTGCCCACCTCCGCGACCGCCGCCCCCGTCTCGTCGCGTCCGCCGAGCGCCTCGAAGCGGGGCCAGAGCCATTCCCGCTCGGCGGACTTCTTGAGCTTCTTGTTGTCGCGCAGCCAGTTCTCGATGTCGGTGAGGGAGAACTGGGGATTGACATCCGTGCCGGCGATCCGGGTGGGGAACGACGGATGACGCCGCCGCCAGTTGCTGACGGCGGCCCGCCCGACGCCCGCGAGACGAGCGATTTCCGCCAGAGACACAGGTACGGCACCGGGCGTGGACATCTGGACTCCCTGGACGTTTCTCAATGACTGCGGACACTCCCCCACCTACGGGCGCGTGTTCAAGCCACTTTCCCCTCCCGCGCGTCCGGCAGACTACTACGGCAAGACGCGAGCATTGACATTGTTCACAGGCCGACCGCAGGTATCGCCTTTCCCGCTATCTCACCCCGTCGAGGAAGATGCTCGGCCGCCCGCTGTACGACATGTACAGCGCCTCTCTCGCCCGAGTGCTCGCCACGAACAGCAGGCACCGTTCCGCCGCGAGGTCCGTCGCGTTCTGCAGGGGATCGACGTCGGCCGGCGTCACCGCCGGCGAGAACGGGAACGCCGACGCAGTCACCCCGGCTACGGCCACACAGCGGAACTCAAGGCCCTTCAGACTGTGCAGACTCGACACCCGCACCCCGGCCGCGTCGTCGGACTCCCCGTCCTTGACCCGCACCACGGGCAGCCCGGCCTGAGCCAGCCGGTCGCCGATCCGCGCGGTCTGCGTGTGGAACCGGGCACACACCGCGATCTCGGACGGCGCGACCCCGGCCGCCACCCACGCGCCCACCGTGCGCACGACGGCATCGGCCTCGGCCGCCTCCGTCCCGTGCCCTTCGCACACGGGCCGCTCCCCGTGCAGCAGGGACCGGTAGCCGGAGAGCGAATCCGGCGCGTCACCGGTCAGGTCCGCCACGGGCTCCCCGTCGAGCAGCGCCCGCGACCAGCGCAGAATCTCCTCCGTGGAACGGTAGTTGAGGCGCAGCCGCGCACCACGCCCCGCGACGGAGACTCCGAGGGAGCGCAGTGAGACCCGGGAGTCGTAGATCCGCTGGTGCGGGTCGCCGGTGAGGAACAGGTCGTCGGGCCCCTCCGGCACCAGGGCCCGCAGCAGCCGCCACTGGGCGGGGTGCAGGTCCTGCGCCTCGTCCACCACCACATGGTCGTACGAGGGACCCTCGCCCGGCCTTTCCTTCAGCAGCCGGGCGGCCCGGGCGCACAACTGCAGCCAGGTGCAGGCACGGTCGCGGGCGAGTTCCTCCTCGAACTGCGCCATCGCCTGCCAGAGCCGCGGACGCTGCCCGGCCGCAAGTTTGCTGCCGCACCCACGCCGAAGACACTTCTCGTACTCCTCGCGGGTGCGCAGGTCCTGGGCGAGCAGCACATGCCGGTATTCCTGGGCCAGGAAGGCGTCGGTCCACGGCAGTTCGAGCCTGTGGGCCAGACGCTGCCAGCGCCGCCGCTCGTCCTTGTCGCCGAGGACGCTCCCCGGGTTCCCGTGCAGCTCCCGCACGATGCGGTGCGCGGTGGCGTCGACCGTGGTGACGGTGACCCGGTCGAGGAGCGCCTGGTCGTGGTCGAGGAGCAGGGCGAGCCCGGAGCGCAAGGATCGGGCGAGCGCGCCGGGGTACGTGGTCAGCAGGACGCGGGTGTCCGGTGAGCGACCCAGCAGATGCTTGACGCGGTGCAGGGCGACCACGGTCTTGCCGGTGCCGGGGCCGCCGGTGACCTGGGCGGGGCCCGCGTACGCGGGCCGGTAAGCCACCCGCCGCTGAGTCGGGTGCAGGAAGATCCGCCACGCGTCGAAGGGCTTGGCGAGAATGTCGGCGAGCTCCTCGGGCCCGGTGACAAGGGCGATCCGGCTGCGCGTACGACTGACGGCGGCGGCCAGCCCGCCCAGCTTCTCCTCGGACTCGTCGCCGATTACCGTCTGCCGCGCAGCGACGAGGTCACGGTAGATGTCGTCGGGGTCGAACCCTTCCGCAAGCAGCCACAGCGCCTCGAACTGGTCCTCGGGCATCAGCGACCCGAACGCCTCCAACTGCGCCTTGCCGGTGATGACGCGGGCGGCACGCAGCGTGACGTCGTCGACGCCGAGCTGCCGCAGCACGGTGTCCGACCAGCCGGCGAACAAGAGCTTCGGCGCGGCCTCGACCTCCTGGGCGAAGAGCGGGGTGACCTGCTCCATGGCGGTGAGATCACGCACTTCGAGACAGCGGGTGACCGCGTTGACGGAGTACAGCCGCCGCTTGGCCCAGGAGTACGCCTTGTCGTGCGAGACCACATGGACGAAGACGAACACGTCACTGCCGTCGTCGGGCGCGAGCAGCACGATGCG
This genomic window from Streptomyces sp. DG2A-72 contains:
- a CDS encoding serine/threonine-protein kinase; this translates as MVREAKELRGVDADSYAEMYKPGTGDLIDGRYELMESLGKGGIAHVWRAREVFPGHEAPENHEVAAGREVAVKFLRHDSEALYALDPDERAAELAVRNARFRREATLLGTLDHPGITELYGSGSHQGVPYIAMRLVTGVSLRTFLDEHTPLPLMSAIAIAVQMAGALACAHTLPVVHRDLKPPNIMIDDEGAVVLIDFGIAKPLRADATRYTAHGSTLGTRGYLAPEQLLEREPTARTDVYCFGCVFYELLTGRPPFPLGADSGLTERHLYEDPLPPSVYAAGIPEAIDDLVIRMLAKQPGQRPPVDEVLAILAPLGPRPGDPEPRPRTHPDPTAPLRRPADRAPRTHRAPAAPPVASPVAGEEEWLDARAVELLCTRAESEIAAGKPGDAVGRLRELAERVRAEWGARRPLVRRVWRGAADGLRLAWDFGSAARLYQGIDNTLLHGDGPAERAERAVVQLRLAECRLAFGELDAAVATVDAAGRTAAGLPRELAVQVESVRREVDVQLSARLADADDQGGPGA
- a CDS encoding UvrD-helicase domain-containing protein translates to MPQIAITNTFWEGVDRLDKPSRARVHKAMAKFQQLTVHQLHADKGLHLESVVGSRDSRMRTIRVDDGQRIVLLAPDDGSDVFVFVHVVSHDKAYSWAKRRLYSVNAVTRCLEVRDLTAMEQVTPLFAQEVEAAPKLLFAGWSDTVLRQLGVDDVTLRAARVITGKAQLEAFGSLMPEDQFEALWLLAEGFDPDDIYRDLVAARQTVIGDESEEKLGGLAAAVSRTRSRIALVTGPEELADILAKPFDAWRIFLHPTQRRVAYRPAYAGPAQVTGGPGTGKTVVALHRVKHLLGRSPDTRVLLTTYPGALARSLRSGLALLLDHDQALLDRVTVTTVDATAHRIVRELHGNPGSVLGDKDERRRWQRLAHRLELPWTDAFLAQEYRHVLLAQDLRTREEYEKCLRRGCGSKLAAGQRPRLWQAMAQFEEELARDRACTWLQLCARAARLLKERPGEGPSYDHVVVDEAQDLHPAQWRLLRALVPEGPDDLFLTGDPHQRIYDSRVSLRSLGVSVAGRGARLRLNYRSTEEILRWSRALLDGEPVADLTGDAPDSLSGYRSLLHGERPVCEGHGTEAAEADAVVRTVGAWVAAGVAPSEIAVCARFHTQTARIGDRLAQAGLPVVRVKDGESDDAAGVRVSSLHSLKGLEFRCVAVAGVTASAFPFSPAVTPADVDPLQNATDLAAERCLLFVASTRAREALYMSYSGRPSIFLDGVR
- a CDS encoding N-6 DNA methylase — translated: MSTPGAVPVSLAEIARLAGVGRAAVSNWRRRHPSFPTRIAGTDVNPQFSLTDIENWLRDNKKLKKSAEREWLWPRFEALGGRDETGAAVAEVGRRLARRRAAGESAFPEEVAALIERAVDLGWREGRSETFAFLLRRWLDVHVRQIATTPEPLAELMAELATRVAAVDGGVTVMDPACGTGHLLMAATEAVKTAGGEAPTLLGGDRDPVLAALAEARLCLAGELSGTEPAHIDVREGDSLRDDPFAGIPADIVLCNPPFNERDWGYEELATDARWSHGLPPRTEPELAWVQHCLAGLRPGGAAVLLLPPAVAARKAGRRIRGSLLRTGQLKAVVALPPGCAAPHSVSLHLWVLRAPVPGEELHTGGHLLVADGVSRFPRDPGREWAPDWMAIGDFVREAVGRTDPAEVSPFVRRVPVIELLDDEVDLTPGRHITPSPADTAPRLAEAWREFKDLAARVTKSARLLASLELTSSAQDSPTATTVAELARAGALTLRGGQQPPEAAVRTGVPSAEDIPLLTVPDLLSGGEPRGHLTADDPAVREAVIAEPGDIVVVGVARAFSAWVHEGPPTALGPQLHAVRVQPEQLDAWFLAGSLRAPANVRQAGTHATSSSRIDVRRLQVRQVPLREQRRYGEAFRELAAFEQLARRTAELGADLVHDLGDELAAGRLAGGA